A part of Paenibacillus donghaensis genomic DNA contains:
- a CDS encoding PA14 domain-containing protein, whose protein sequence is MRSYRTYRLLFIVAAVALFMTAIPWGRGMIPSVDAGALNSMPPVNREASPQAVKLLEYLNAVSGQGILAGQHDYLESPDEMNNKLKNTSGQYAALHGYELGGISGQTEGTLAWQRQNVVNSAINWNRNGGIVAMTFHANLPGTSYDWSNVHRGLSQSEFNKYVTPGTPQYNNLIAQLDKVAVSLKRLRDAGVPVLWRPYHEMNGDWFWWGRKTNFPDLWNIMYDRFVNVHKLNNLLWVWNPNAPNVWSDPYSHSYPGADKVDILAADIYENDYQQNYYDSLLSLAAGKPIAIGENGEMPDTAKLLQSQSEWVYMMNWGKMLYEKNSTETIHAFMNSSYTLTRDKYKSGVLPTATATPAATPVVTATPAPTPTPTPTTAPRPVVTAAPSPTPMPVDGNPVVPASGLTGEYFRNMQFSGTPVLVRNDKNIDFNWRQGAPDSSLGVDYFSIRWSGQIKPLYSETYQIYTASDDGIRVWMDDSLIIDSWTKQSGTERMGTIALQAGQLHNIKVEYYENQGDARMKLMWQSPSQAKVTVPASALFNGATSAANSLEMAVSTPAPTPVPTAEPTLVPTPTPTAAPTPDSTPAPVPAAAPTPVPAESLPPVMEAQPEPMPLPMPEQAASPEAAAPAANGLYGEYFSNMQLSGSPVLMREDAKLDFNWRQNSPDPLLGIDFFSVRWSGLIKPEYSETYQIYTTSDDGIRVWVDGSLIIDSWTKQSGTERVGEISLSAGQLYEIKVEYYENQGDARVRLMWESASQSKGTVPASALFLPAGV, encoded by the coding sequence TTGAGATCTTACCGCACGTATCGACTATTGTTTATTGTGGCCGCTGTTGCCTTATTTATGACTGCTATTCCCTGGGGCAGAGGGATGATTCCTTCTGTAGATGCAGGGGCTCTAAATTCCATGCCCCCCGTAAACCGTGAAGCTTCCCCCCAAGCAGTTAAACTACTAGAATATCTGAACGCTGTGTCCGGACAAGGCATTCTTGCCGGCCAGCATGACTACCTGGAGAGCCCGGACGAGATGAACAACAAGCTGAAGAATACAAGCGGACAATATGCTGCGCTTCACGGCTATGAGCTGGGAGGAATCAGCGGGCAAACCGAAGGCACCTTGGCCTGGCAGCGCCAGAATGTGGTGAACAGTGCGATCAACTGGAACCGAAACGGCGGGATTGTAGCGATGACCTTCCATGCCAATCTGCCCGGAACCTCTTATGACTGGTCCAATGTGCATAGAGGGCTTAGTCAGAGCGAATTCAATAAATATGTAACTCCCGGCACTCCTCAGTATAATAACCTGATTGCCCAGCTAGACAAGGTCGCGGTATCTCTCAAACGCTTGCGTGATGCCGGTGTACCGGTATTGTGGAGACCCTACCATGAGATGAATGGCGACTGGTTCTGGTGGGGCCGCAAAACGAACTTCCCTGACCTGTGGAATATTATGTATGACCGTTTTGTTAACGTTCATAAATTGAACAATTTGCTGTGGGTGTGGAATCCGAATGCGCCTAATGTATGGTCTGATCCCTACTCCCATTCCTATCCGGGGGCGGATAAGGTGGACATTCTTGCAGCAGACATATACGAAAATGATTACCAGCAGAACTATTATGACAGCCTGCTCAGTCTGGCCGCCGGCAAGCCGATTGCCATTGGGGAGAACGGAGAAATGCCGGATACCGCGAAGCTGCTGCAATCGCAGAGCGAGTGGGTATATATGATGAACTGGGGAAAGATGTTATATGAAAAAAACAGCACGGAAACCATCCATGCTTTCATGAACAGTAGTTATACGCTGACCCGGGATAAATACAAATCGGGGGTGCTCCCGACTGCTACGGCAACTCCAGCGGCAACACCGGTGGTGACAGCCACGCCTGCACCTACACCTACACCTACACCAACCACTGCTCCGAGACCTGTGGTTACGGCAGCACCTTCACCAACTCCCATGCCTGTAGACGGTAATCCGGTAGTTCCGGCCAGCGGGCTTACGGGCGAATACTTCAGAAATATGCAGTTTAGCGGAACGCCAGTACTGGTGCGCAATGATAAGAACATTGATTTCAACTGGCGTCAGGGCGCGCCCGATTCATCGCTTGGCGTGGATTACTTCTCCATTCGCTGGAGCGGCCAGATTAAGCCGCTCTACAGTGAAACCTATCAGATCTATACGGCATCGGATGACGGTATTCGCGTCTGGATGGACGACAGCCTGATTATCGACAGCTGGACTAAGCAGAGCGGCACCGAGCGAATGGGCACGATTGCCCTGCAAGCCGGGCAACTGCATAACATCAAGGTGGAGTATTACGAGAACCAGGGCGATGCCCGCATGAAGCTGATGTGGCAGAGTCCCAGCCAGGCGAAGGTAACCGTTCCGGCGAGCGCATTGTTTAACGGGGCAACTTCTGCTGCGAATTCGCTTGAGATGGCTGTATCCACGCCTGCGCCTACGCCCGTACCAACAGCTGAACCGACCTTAGTGCCCACGCCTACACCAACTGCAGCACCAACACCGGACTCAACGCCTGCACCGGTACCAGCCGCAGCGCCAACACCGGTCCCCGCCGAAAGCTTACCGCCGGTTATGGAAGCTCAGCCTGAGCCAATGCCATTGCCGATGCCAGAGCAGGCTGCATCTCCCGAAGCTGCCGCTCCTGCCGCTAACGGTCTGTATGGCGAATATTTCAGCAATATGCAGCTGTCGGGCAGCCCGGTGCTGATGCGTGAAGATGCCAAGCTTGATTTCAACTGGCGGCAAAATTCGCCGGACCCGTTGCTCGGGATTGATTTCTTCTCCGTTCGCTGGAGCGGACTGATCAAACCTGAGTACAGTGAAACCTACCAGATTTATACCACATCAGATGATGGCATCCGAGTCTGGGTGGACGGCAGCCTGATCATCGACAGCTGGACCAAGCAGAGCGGCACCGAACGTGTGGGTGAGATCAGTCTAAGCGCAGGCCAGCTGTATGAGATTAAGGTTGAATATTATGAGAACCAGGGTGATGCCAGAGTGCGTCTGATGTGGGAAAGCGCCAGTCAGTCCAAAGGAACCGTACCAGCGAGTGCGCTGTTCCTTCCTGCAGGTGTTTGA
- a CDS encoding glycosyltransferase family 4 protein: MPYNDGLNIMTTGLSWPSLQPGGLNTYFKSVCEQLSSRNRVHALICSPETPPTPEDLIIHNAGDPKETIWKRKDAFQRKAADLMGNGSGRIDILYSHFAPYGIGPAIEAKKRGIPVIMTFHGPWNEEMKIEGQGIKHRVKTTIAKSIERKAYKLADKFIVLSETFRDILHKQHDVPLHKIIIIPGAANIERFVPATNRLAIRRTLNLPEGATTVFTVRRLVNRMGLLQLLEAWKQVSERFPNAILLIGGKGPLRGELEEKIADYGLSNKVRLLGYIPDHELTSYYQAADMFVVPSQALEGFGLITVEALATGLPVMATPIGGNKEILQGFRPELLFKSAASEDMAEGMIHMLSNRKLLPSREECRGHVLEKYTWQHVADQVETVFLQTLGKGVAAGC; this comes from the coding sequence ATGCCGTACAATGACGGGTTGAACATTATGACGACGGGACTCAGCTGGCCCTCCCTGCAGCCCGGCGGACTGAATACGTATTTCAAATCCGTATGCGAGCAGCTCTCCTCCCGCAATCGGGTACATGCGTTGATCTGCAGTCCGGAAACGCCGCCTACCCCTGAGGATTTGATTATCCACAATGCCGGAGACCCCAAGGAGACGATCTGGAAACGCAAGGATGCGTTCCAACGCAAAGCGGCTGATCTAATGGGCAACGGCAGTGGGCGTATTGATATCCTCTACTCCCATTTCGCCCCTTACGGCATTGGCCCCGCGATTGAAGCGAAGAAACGCGGTATTCCCGTGATCATGACCTTCCATGGTCCCTGGAATGAAGAAATGAAGATCGAAGGCCAGGGCATCAAGCACCGGGTCAAGACAACGATAGCGAAATCGATTGAACGCAAGGCTTACAAGCTGGCCGATAAATTCATCGTGCTAAGCGAGACGTTCCGTGACATTCTGCACAAGCAGCATGATGTGCCGCTGCACAAGATCATTATTATACCGGGCGCGGCGAACATCGAACGGTTTGTTCCGGCCACCAACCGGCTGGCGATCCGCAGAACGCTGAATCTGCCGGAAGGCGCCACGACCGTATTCACGGTCCGCAGACTGGTGAACCGGATGGGCCTGCTGCAGCTGCTTGAAGCCTGGAAGCAGGTATCCGAGCGTTTCCCGAACGCGATCCTGCTGATCGGCGGCAAAGGTCCGCTGCGCGGAGAGCTGGAAGAGAAAATCGCCGATTATGGGCTGAGCAACAAGGTGAGGCTGCTCGGCTATATCCCGGACCATGAACTAACCTCGTATTACCAGGCAGCCGACATGTTTGTAGTTCCCTCTCAGGCGCTGGAAGGCTTCGGCCTAATCACCGTAGAGGCACTGGCGACTGGCTTGCCGGTGATGGCGACCCCCATCGGCGGCAACAAAGAAATTCTGCAGGGCTTCCGTCCCGAGCTGCTGTTCAAGAGTGCGGCCAGCGAGGATATGGCTGAAGGCATGATCCATATGCTGAGCAACCGCAAGCTGCTGCCCAGCCGTGAGGAATGCCGGGGGCATGTGCTGGAGAAGTACACCTGGCAGCATGTAGCCGACCAGGTGGAGACGGTGTTCCTTCAAACCTTGGGAAAGGGTGTGGCCGCAGGATGCTAA
- a CDS encoding glycosyltransferase has product MKIAIAHDYLIQMGGAERVVEVFHQMYPEAPIFTTVFNGSRLTDNLKDADIRASWLQKIPGVKTNFKGVLPLYPMAIRDLDFRGFDIVLSSSSAFMKSIQVPKHTFHLCYCHTPMRFAWDYDTYMERQSNSGLFKKMLKVYMQQLKSWDQKTSKNVNQFVANSSVVKKRIENYYHRDSDVIFPPINTSRFKSSANIGDYYLIVSRLVSYKRIDLAVEAFSRNGLKLLIVGDGPDRKRLEGMAKDNVQFLGRLEDEQVTGLMAQCRAFVFPGEEDFGITPLEANAAGRPVIAYQAGGALDTIVPYVNGVFFQHQEVEDLQQAINEVEAYAWDIGQIIGHAQKFDEQTFMVQFKQYVEQAYVNFLKGG; this is encoded by the coding sequence ATGAAAATTGCGATAGCGCACGATTACTTAATCCAAATGGGCGGAGCGGAACGTGTGGTGGAGGTGTTCCACCAGATGTACCCGGAAGCTCCGATCTTCACGACGGTTTTTAACGGAAGCCGCCTAACTGACAACCTCAAAGACGCGGATATCCGGGCCTCCTGGCTGCAGAAGATTCCGGGTGTGAAGACCAATTTTAAAGGGGTGCTGCCGCTTTATCCCATGGCCATCCGTGATTTGGACTTTCGCGGTTTCGATATCGTCCTTAGCTCCAGCAGTGCTTTTATGAAAAGCATTCAGGTGCCAAAACATACGTTTCATCTTTGTTACTGCCATACTCCAATGCGGTTTGCATGGGATTACGACACTTACATGGAACGTCAGTCGAATTCCGGTCTGTTCAAGAAGATGCTGAAGGTATATATGCAGCAGCTCAAGAGCTGGGATCAGAAGACCTCCAAGAATGTGAATCAGTTCGTAGCCAACTCGTCTGTCGTCAAGAAGCGGATTGAGAACTACTACCACAGAGATTCGGATGTCATCTTTCCGCCCATCAACACTTCACGCTTCAAAAGCTCGGCCAACATCGGCGATTATTATCTGATTGTGTCCCGGCTGGTCTCCTACAAGCGGATAGACCTGGCTGTCGAAGCCTTCAGCCGCAACGGCCTCAAGCTGCTGATTGTCGGCGACGGACCTGACCGCAAGCGTCTGGAGGGCATGGCCAAGGACAATGTGCAGTTTCTGGGCAGGCTGGAGGATGAGCAGGTTACCGGGCTGATGGCCCAGTGCCGGGCGTTTGTTTTTCCGGGAGAAGAGGATTTCGGAATTACCCCGCTGGAAGCCAACGCCGCTGGAAGACCGGTCATTGCCTATCAGGCAGGCGGGGCGCTGGACACGATTGTGCCTTATGTGAACGGCGTATTTTTTCAGCATCAGGAAGTGGAAGACCTGCAGCAGGCGATCAACGAAGTGGAAGCCTATGCCTGGGATATCGGCCAGATTATCGGCCACGCACAGAAATTCGATGAGCAGACGTTTATGGTCCAGTTCAAGCAGTATGTTGAACAGGCCTACGTCAATTTCCTAAAAGGAGGATGA
- a CDS encoding sugar phosphate nucleotidyltransferase, producing the protein MKLVLLSGGSGKRLWPLSNDSRSKQFLKVLENPAGEPESMVQRVWRQLQETGMADSSYLATGRSQVEMIQSQLGHDVPIIVEPARRDTFPAIALTAAYLYSVAGVSPAETVAILPVDPYVEASFFQAVAQLEQTMQDSGANLALIGVVPEHASEKYGYIIPTSAEAGPGGYMQVSHFQEKPERKQAEELISRNALWNCGVFAFRLGYLLDILQRKGLPLNYEELQKQYKLLASISFDYEVVEKEENIVVQPYDGFWKDLGTWNTLTEEMTSNHVGKGFVTADSEGTCLINELDIPITVIGAKDLIIAASPDGILVTHKAESPRIKEVLKAFEQRPMYEERRWGHYKVIDYVKYDEGNEVLTKRIFISEGKNISYQLHHKRSEIWTIVSGEASIVLNEKMHNVKAGDVVRIPQGTKHAILAVTDMEFIEVQTGSELVEEDNIRITLNWEDIELQQFIS; encoded by the coding sequence ATGAAACTGGTACTTTTGTCAGGCGGTTCAGGAAAACGGTTGTGGCCTTTGTCCAACGATTCACGTTCGAAGCAATTCCTAAAGGTACTGGAAAACCCCGCAGGTGAACCGGAATCGATGGTTCAGCGGGTATGGAGACAGCTTCAGGAAACCGGCATGGCGGATTCCAGTTATCTGGCCACAGGCCGCAGCCAGGTGGAGATGATCCAGAGCCAGCTGGGGCATGACGTTCCGATTATTGTGGAGCCGGCGCGGCGGGACACATTCCCGGCAATTGCGCTGACAGCGGCCTATCTGTATTCGGTGGCTGGTGTATCCCCGGCCGAGACGGTAGCGATCCTGCCGGTGGATCCCTATGTGGAGGCTTCCTTCTTCCAGGCGGTGGCCCAGCTGGAGCAGACCATGCAGGATAGCGGGGCGAATCTGGCCCTGATTGGCGTGGTGCCGGAGCACGCGTCGGAGAAATACGGCTATATTATCCCTACCAGCGCCGAAGCCGGGCCGGGCGGGTACATGCAGGTCAGTCATTTTCAGGAGAAGCCGGAACGTAAGCAGGCCGAAGAGCTCATAAGCCGCAATGCCTTGTGGAACTGCGGCGTGTTTGCCTTCCGCTTGGGGTATCTGCTTGATATCCTGCAGCGCAAGGGGCTGCCGCTGAATTATGAAGAACTGCAGAAGCAATATAAGCTGCTGGCGTCGATCAGCTTCGACTACGAAGTGGTAGAGAAGGAAGAGAATATCGTGGTGCAGCCGTACGACGGATTCTGGAAAGACCTTGGCACCTGGAACACTCTGACCGAGGAGATGACCAGCAACCATGTGGGCAAAGGATTTGTGACCGCCGATTCGGAAGGTACCTGCCTGATCAATGAGCTGGATATTCCAATCACGGTGATCGGGGCGAAGGATCTGATCATTGCTGCCAGCCCGGACGGCATTCTGGTGACCCACAAGGCGGAAAGCCCGAGAATCAAGGAAGTGCTGAAGGCTTTTGAACAAAGACCGATGTACGAGGAGCGCCGCTGGGGCCATTATAAAGTGATTGATTATGTGAAATATGATGAGGGCAATGAGGTGCTGACGAAGCGGATTTTTATCTCCGAGGGCAAGAACATCAGCTATCAGCTGCATCACAAGCGCAGTGAGATCTGGACAATCGTCAGCGGAGAAGCGAGCATTGTGCTGAATGAGAAGATGCATAATGTGAAGGCGGGCGATGTGGTCCGTATTCCGCAGGGCACTAAGCATGCGATTCTGGCGGTGACGGATATGGAGTTTATTGAGGTCCAGACTGGCTCGGAGCTGGTGGAAGAGGATAATATCCGCATCACCCTGAACTGGGAAGATATCGAATTACAGCAGTTTATATCTTAG
- a CDS encoding lipopolysaccharide biosynthesis protein: protein MEQLNAKSLPNSTVWSSLKRFSKSNDNSSAAVKTMFVSVLILLVNILTGVLTARYLGPTGRGEQTAMVNWSQFLAFSMSFGIPSALIYNAKKNPDDAGVLYRMALLLGIVFGTAAMIIGILVLPYWLKSFSPEVVRFAQWSMILCPIVVVSQINNAAYQFRGDYKKFNWIRYLTPLLTLGMIIVLILGGWMNPFTTALAYLVPGAPLFIGMTLVLLRTYRVKMKDAYLNFRRLFTYGLGSYGNDLLGQFSYYIDQIVIAGLLRPADLGLYAVAVSLSRMVKFFSNSITVVLFPKASELGKEEAVALTFKAFRISTTFTLLGSLLLMVLAPLVIPLLYGKEFNEALTVFRLLLLEVTISGGTLILAQVFMALGKPKFVSMLQGVGLILVIPLLFLLVPKFGLLGAGAAMLSSAVLRLLFIILNIKYNLKVKLPWMFINREDIQWMKTTMNSYIRKKPSET from the coding sequence ATGGAGCAGTTGAACGCAAAATCACTTCCCAATAGCACAGTCTGGTCCTCCTTGAAGCGGTTCTCAAAGAGCAACGACAATAGCTCGGCTGCCGTGAAGACCATGTTTGTCAGCGTATTGATCCTGCTGGTGAATATCCTCACTGGTGTGCTGACAGCCCGTTATCTTGGACCTACAGGACGCGGGGAGCAGACAGCTATGGTGAATTGGTCACAGTTTCTGGCGTTCAGCATGAGCTTCGGCATTCCGTCCGCTCTGATCTACAATGCCAAAAAGAACCCGGATGACGCCGGGGTGCTCTACCGGATGGCACTGCTGCTCGGCATTGTCTTCGGGACAGCCGCAATGATCATCGGCATTCTGGTTCTGCCCTACTGGCTGAAATCCTTCAGCCCGGAGGTAGTGCGCTTCGCGCAATGGTCGATGATTCTGTGCCCTATAGTAGTGGTGTCACAGATTAACAATGCGGCGTATCAGTTCAGAGGCGACTACAAGAAATTTAACTGGATTCGTTATCTGACTCCGCTGCTTACACTGGGCATGATCATCGTTCTGATCCTTGGCGGCTGGATGAACCCGTTCACTACGGCACTGGCTTACCTGGTTCCCGGAGCACCGCTCTTCATCGGAATGACGCTGGTACTGCTGCGCACCTACAGGGTCAAAATGAAGGATGCCTACCTGAACTTCCGCAGGCTGTTCACCTACGGTCTGGGCTCCTACGGCAACGATCTGCTGGGTCAATTCTCTTATTACATTGACCAGATTGTCATTGCCGGGCTGCTGCGGCCCGCTGATCTCGGGCTGTACGCCGTAGCCGTGAGCCTGTCGCGAATGGTGAAGTTCTTCTCCAACTCGATTACGGTCGTGTTGTTCCCGAAGGCTTCCGAGTTGGGCAAGGAGGAGGCGGTAGCCCTTACCTTCAAGGCCTTCCGCATCAGCACCACCTTCACGCTGCTGGGCTCGCTGCTCCTGATGGTGCTTGCGCCACTGGTCATCCCGCTCCTGTACGGCAAGGAGTTCAATGAGGCGCTGACTGTATTCCGACTCTTGCTGCTGGAGGTGACGATCAGCGGAGGAACACTGATTCTGGCCCAGGTGTTCATGGCGCTCGGCAAGCCGAAGTTCGTCTCGATGCTCCAGGGTGTGGGCCTGATCCTCGTCATTCCGCTGCTGTTCCTGCTCGTGCCGAAGTTCGGCCTGTTGGGAGCGGGCGCGGCAATGTTGTCCTCGGCCGTGCTGCGGCTGCTGTTTATTATTCTTAATATCAAATACAACCTGAAGGTGAAGCTTCCCTGGATGTTTATCAACCGGGAGGACATTCAGTGGATGAAGACGACAATGAATTCCTATATCCGCAAGAAACCTAGCGAGACCTAA
- a CDS encoding glycosyltransferase family 2 protein: MDSVTSVLGSPGSIPISAVIIAQDDETRIAKAIQSCRLFADEVVVIDGGSKDGTVQLAESLDCRVYVNPWPGYAKQREFGVERAVHDWVFLIDTDEVVSDELGADILARKPALTDPGIAYSLYRIGDFLGRWLDRGEYLVRLYNRKQYGIRNSLVHEMPDVSEDRTVRLTGTLWHQGFRSINDHVARFNKYTDLEAQSAFESGKPFRLSHLLLRPPARFLQKYFLHGLFKKGISGFAVSVFWVMYEFMVGFKLYELNSSSKLAQHNAKGQNTKEEKGERSYAVQ; encoded by the coding sequence ATGGATTCAGTGACAAGTGTGCTTGGCAGCCCGGGCAGTATTCCCATCTCGGCTGTAATCATTGCCCAGGATGACGAAACTCGAATTGCCAAAGCCATTCAGTCCTGCAGGCTATTCGCCGACGAGGTGGTTGTGATCGACGGAGGCAGCAAGGACGGGACGGTGCAGCTGGCGGAGAGCCTGGATTGCCGGGTATACGTCAACCCATGGCCCGGATATGCGAAGCAGAGAGAATTCGGGGTGGAACGTGCCGTCCATGATTGGGTCTTCCTTATCGATACCGACGAAGTGGTCAGCGACGAGCTGGGCGCCGATATTCTGGCCCGCAAGCCTGCGCTGACGGACCCGGGCATAGCGTATTCGCTCTACCGGATTGGTGACTTTCTCGGCAGATGGCTGGACCGGGGCGAATATCTGGTCCGCTTGTACAACCGCAAGCAGTATGGCATCCGCAACAGTCTGGTGCATGAAATGCCGGACGTCTCGGAGGACCGGACGGTCCGCCTGACAGGGACACTGTGGCATCAAGGCTTCCGCAGCATCAATGACCATGTGGCCCGGTTCAATAAATATACCGATCTGGAAGCGCAAAGCGCCTTTGAGAGCGGCAAACCATTCCGGCTCAGCCATCTGCTGCTCCGACCGCCGGCCCGCTTCCTGCAGAAGTATTTCCTGCATGGTCTGTTCAAGAAAGGAATATCCGGCTTCGCGGTTTCCGTATTCTGGGTGATGTATGAATTCATGGTCGGCTTCAAGCTCTACGAATTGAACAGCTCGAGTAAGCTGGCCCAGCATAATGCCAAAGGCCAGAACACGAAAGAAGAAAAAGGAGAGAGAAGTTATGCCGTACAATGA
- a CDS encoding glycosyltransferase family 4 protein, producing MLRIAYIDHTAKWSGGEVALFNILTNIGDQIDPLVILAEEGTLAERLRDRGIDVRVIPLDESIRSRGRNAVNLGALAAAMKLLAYGRKLAPLLKQEKVDCVHTNSLKSAFYGAVAAKKAGIPLIWHIRDHIGAPYLKPVVAKVIRLLSRLLPNGVIANSKSTLNALELPRSKKTLVVYSAFAKAIGSGIGIRDQKDFNVLLVGRLAHWKGQHVVLEAAKAFKYDPRVKFWLAGDALFGEEEYKQELLRKMDDDLLTNVSLLGHVEDIQGLMNKADLLIHTSITPEPFGQVIVEGMAAGLPVIASNEGGPVEIVVPGETGLLIQPGDPNLLAESITWMLEHPEERRRMADQGMRRVKEHFVIENTVKDIVAYYKGLLAGT from the coding sequence ATGCTAAGAATAGCTTATATCGATCACACCGCCAAATGGAGCGGAGGCGAAGTCGCTCTGTTCAATATTCTTACCAACATAGGTGATCAGATCGACCCGCTGGTAATTCTGGCCGAGGAAGGCACCTTGGCAGAGCGGCTGCGCGATAGAGGCATCGATGTGCGGGTGATTCCGCTGGACGAGAGCATCCGCAGCCGCGGCCGCAATGCCGTGAATCTCGGCGCACTGGCAGCGGCGATGAAGCTGCTGGCCTACGGCCGCAAGCTGGCACCGCTGCTGAAGCAGGAGAAGGTGGATTGTGTACACACCAATTCCCTGAAGTCAGCCTTCTATGGAGCCGTTGCCGCCAAGAAGGCGGGTATCCCGCTGATCTGGCATATCCGTGACCATATCGGTGCCCCTTATCTGAAGCCGGTCGTCGCCAAGGTGATCAGGCTGCTGTCGCGGCTGCTGCCCAATGGCGTCATCGCCAATTCCAAGTCCACGCTGAATGCGCTGGAGCTGCCGCGCTCGAAGAAGACATTGGTGGTGTATTCCGCTTTTGCCAAAGCGATCGGAAGCGGCATCGGCATCCGCGATCAGAAGGACTTCAACGTACTGCTGGTAGGGCGGCTCGCGCACTGGAAAGGCCAGCATGTTGTGCTGGAAGCAGCCAAAGCATTCAAGTACGATCCGCGGGTCAAGTTCTGGCTCGCCGGAGACGCCTTGTTCGGTGAAGAGGAATACAAGCAGGAGCTGCTGCGGAAGATGGACGATGACCTACTAACCAATGTGAGCCTGCTCGGCCATGTTGAGGACATTCAGGGCTTGATGAATAAAGCGGATCTCTTGATCCACACCTCCATAACGCCTGAGCCGTTCGGCCAGGTTATTGTCGAGGGCATGGCTGCGGGACTTCCGGTGATCGCCTCCAATGAAGGCGGACCGGTAGAGATCGTGGTACCCGGAGAGACAGGGCTGCTGATTCAGCCCGGAGATCCGAACCTGCTGGCAGAGTCGATCACCTGGATGCTGGAGCATCCCGAGGAACGCAGACGGATGGCAGATCAGGGCATGCGGCGGGTGAAAGAGCATTTTGTAATCGAGAATACCGTCAAAGACATTGTAGCTTATTATAAGGGACTGCTGGCTGGGACCTGA
- a CDS encoding UDP-glucose dehydrogenase family protein gives MKLAVIGTGYVGLVSGVCFTLNGNHVICVDKDEDKINKLNRMESPIYEPGIEALIEMNLREGRLSFSSDLKESVRRSDIVILAVGTPSLPNGEADLRYIEGAAAEIGEAMEGYKIIMTKSTVPVGTNEKIRNMIAAHTSHPFDIVSAPEFLREGSAIEDTLHPDRIIIGLDNPKLESTMRTLHKGFTENVFVTDIRSAEMIKYASNAFLATKISFINEIANICEKVGADVTEVAQGMGMDRRIGSSFLQAGIGYGGSCFPKDTNALIQIAGNVDYEFKLLESVVEVNKGQRFMILSKLHESLGNLRGAVIGIWGLAFKPNTDDVREAPAREIVEALVAEGAIVKLYDPIAADNFRQQYDHPQLRWCTKPQEAAEGSDAVCLLTDWSEFKELNLHQLAQSMRRQVLIDGRNVYGKEQIEGTGLEYHSVGRPAMGGLSGYSPSVAGVV, from the coding sequence ATGAAGCTGGCAGTAATCGGCACCGGCTATGTCGGTCTTGTATCGGGCGTATGTTTCACACTGAATGGTAATCATGTCATTTGCGTCGACAAGGATGAGGATAAGATAAACAAGCTGAACCGGATGGAATCTCCCATCTATGAGCCGGGGATTGAGGCTTTGATCGAGATGAACCTCCGCGAAGGACGGTTGTCCTTCTCCTCCGACCTGAAAGAGTCGGTACGCCGCTCGGATATTGTCATCCTGGCTGTGGGAACACCGTCTCTGCCTAACGGCGAAGCGGATCTGCGCTACATCGAAGGCGCTGCCGCCGAGATCGGCGAAGCGATGGAAGGCTACAAGATCATTATGACCAAATCGACGGTTCCCGTAGGCACCAATGAGAAGATCCGCAACATGATCGCCGCGCACACCAGCCATCCTTTTGACATCGTATCCGCTCCTGAGTTCCTGCGGGAAGGCTCAGCCATCGAGGATACGCTTCATCCGGACCGGATCATTATCGGCCTTGACAATCCGAAGCTTGAGTCCACCATGCGTACGCTGCATAAGGGTTTCACGGAGAATGTATTCGTAACCGACATCCGCAGCGCAGAGATGATCAAATATGCCTCCAACGCCTTTCTGGCCACCAAGATCTCATTCATTAATGAAATTGCGAATATCTGTGAAAAAGTGGGAGCTGATGTAACCGAGGTGGCGCAAGGAATGGGCATGGACCGCAGAATTGGTTCCTCGTTCCTGCAGGCCGGTATCGGTTATGGCGGCTCCTGCTTCCCGAAAGACACCAATGCGCTGATCCAGATCGCCGGCAACGTCGATTATGAGTTCAAGCTGCTGGAATCGGTGGTTGAGGTGAACAAGGGACAGCGGTTTATGATTCTCTCCAAGCTGCATGAATCGCTCGGCAATCTGCGCGGCGCAGTCATCGGCATCTGGGGCCTGGCGTTCAAGCCTAATACGGATGATGTCCGTGAGGCGCCTGCCCGTGAAATCGTTGAAGCGCTGGTAGCCGAAGGCGCCATTGTGAAGCTGTACGATCCGATTGCTGCGGACAATTTCAGACAGCAATATGATCACCCGCAGCTGCGCTGGTGCACGAAGCCGCAGGAAGCGGCGGAAGGCAGCGATGCGGTATGTCTGCTGACCGATTGGAGCGAGTTCAAGGAGCTCAACCTGCATCAGCTGGCCCAGAGCATGCGCCGCCAGGTGCTGATCGACGGCCGCAATGTGTACGGCAAGGAGCAGATTGAAGGCACAGGGCTGGAATACCACTCGGTGGGACGCCCGGCGATGGGCGGTCTCAGCGGCTATTCTCCAAGTGTGGCAGGCGTGGTTTAA